ATTAAGATCACAGGcaatatctatatctatatacctacttaaaaaatacgtaAGGCTTCCGATCGATTTTTTTCATCCGTTGTTTGTGTCCGAgtctatcttaaaaaaaaaatcccagagCTAGATCCCCACagacaaatttaaatttaatcaaacagcattggagtgaaaaaaaaaatccaactcgATCAATCGGCTAATCGAGCCGATTGCTCCCAATCCCATTGGCCCCAATTCCCAAAACACATGaatcacaaaatcactcaattgCAATCCCAAATCAAAATAAACAATCTCCACTGTatcaacatcccaaatcataAAATCCTCAGAATATTCACAAATCAAAAATCAAACTACAGCTATACCGAGAGAACCACCGTTGGCTCCATGTCGGGGAGGTGAGGGGCAGCTGGGGAGGGGGGCAGCTGCTGCCAACACACCGGGGAGGGAAGCAGCAGCCACCCGCCACGCTGGGGAGAGGGAGCAGCAGCCGCCAGATCAGTCATGGGAGGAGCTGCTATCAACGTATCCACCCTCGGCCATCACAACTGCCGCCGGATCCACACACGGTTGCCGCTACCGCCATCGGATCCGAtgcgggagggaggcgagagggggCGGAGGGATCTGCCCGTggctgccgccgacgccgccatcacCCTCAGATCCGCCCGCGGCTACCGCcaacgtcgacgccgccgccaacccgcTGCCACCGCGGGAGGGAgatgagagggagaggaggagggggcgaggGAGGCGAGACGGGACAGAGGGCGCCGCCACAGCCGCTCGTTGGGgggagggtgccgccgccgctcgcggggagCGGGTGCCTTGTCGCCGTCGCACTGCCAAAAATCGCCGCCTTCGCCATTTCAGCCTGAGGGAATTGGGAGAGGAAAAACTGAAGCTCTGGTTAGGGTttttgatgaggacatcaacaccatcgatacatccacgtccccccatgtacagcatgatggtcctattacccgcgctcgtgcacgtcaactaaattatcaggtgagttctttcttgagttcatattcctcgtctttataccccggagacgcgtgcactcgtattttactcaggaacgatggagaggatctaaagggaagaggattcgcgcggggtggattcggactgcagggcagcgccaacttctgacggccgccacgacttcatgcgaactccgatttgggcgtgcaagtacttcatggaaagcttatcaagtctactttcaaatggatccagccacatgtccatatctgttctggagcggccgcaattgtcattttactcccgactattttctgtccatggtgctgcgtcacctcttttggcccaatgggctgtgtatccaagttgggcccattaggggcgcatcctagggttggagcacgaccctatggtcgttcttcccctctttttatacctctagtcgccgccaagaacaggcgggttttgatgatagagatagcttcttgctaccagctcgcagcgcgcgtgttggctaaaccgcccgtctgcctgtaatcggaaccccaccatattgagtttgatagtgaaactttcatctttatctagcaatttcagtgcttgtcctacttgttcttgcttgttcttcgattgcttgcaggacgagtgccctcgtggccgggttgacgcgcaccacaagttcgcggcgaccattggagacggtgtgtcggttgctaaggcgcagcgtctttggacagttgtagtcgggccgtgaacgtcgtcttcatctaatcgagttatcccttacctctcatggaaagatcgggccacaaaccctagcgggttcgcatcaggtggtatcagagcgtggtTCATCGGTGAGAGAATTTACCCTTCCCTtcgtcattaattttttttcctatagcccagaaaagaccaaaaaaaaatagtagattaGTTTTCCCGTGATCCTATAGACCATTGTGCCTTTTTACTAGTACTGCTTAGTTAAGGCTTGTTGAGTTTTTGATTGCATCGGTTGTGTTAATTTGCTGGTCTTAGTGTTAAGcgattagagtttcgagttcttgcCACCACCGCACATCGCCACCTTCATCAATTTTGCCGTCATCACCACCGTCACCACCGTCGCAGTCACCCACTAAATCACTTTCTATTTGTGTTTGATTTGCTGCCGATAGCTTTTGTGAGTTGCCTTGTATCCTGCCGCCACTAGAAAGGAAATAGAACCCTGATTCGAGTGACCTTCCTTAAAACAGTCATATCTTTTTCATACGGACTCGAAATTAGGCttataatatatccacggacatctacaaaaaaagttacatccgattctccctgGCATTGCCGGGTTCGGCAAATTTAAAATCGCCAAATTCCTCTTGCAAAATTCTGTTTTTGTGGCGAGAAGCTTCGGGACCTATTCGCATAGAACTTTGAAAAAAATTCTACAAGCTTCATACTTTGTCCGTTTGAGATAAGATTTTCTGTGGTTGGTTCTAGTGTGCTCCtggttgtgaaaaaaatatcaaaagaaaaaaataaaaaaaaagttgtgtctctctcctcagcactagagagagcaagcaaaaaaaaaaaaaaggatccaGCGAGCACACCCCACCATTCCCCCTTTGTCACCACCTTCCACCACCGGTTCTTGTTTTCGTTGCTGTTTGGGTTTGTGTTTTGTGGCATCCTTTGTggttaggctcgcgtctctacttcaactagcctaggaccagcactgtACACTATACCCTTGAGCGATTATTCAATTTGCTTTGGCTAACGTGGTTTCTAGTTTTCTCTTGAGCATTGCTTTCAGCCCACCAACAGCTCCACCACAAACCCGACTACAGCTTGACAGGTCTTGTTGCTACAGCACCGATACACCTCGTTCCACGGTTGCTAACTTGTGGGTTGCTGTCCCCCTCCTGTGGGCAAGGTAAGAACTGGTAAGAGCTTGTGAGACAAGCTGCGAGTGAAGTGAGAATGAGCGTCTTGCAAAAGCTACATCCCAATAGTTGTGTAGGGCTTACATTACATCCTCCATTGTTTTGTTGTCCTTCATTTCTAAACCATGGCAGGTCTAGAGGATAAAGATGAGGAGGGTGCATCTCATTCCCCACGCACCAAAGGCATCATCCAATACTTTACAAGGCAAGTGAAGCAGCACACAGAAGGACTTGATACAGATTTGCAGGTGACAAATGAGAAGATTGGACAATTGGAGTCCACGCAGATCTCCACCAACACTAAGCTTACAGGGCTGGAGACAGCGGTCGCCCGCATTGACACTAGCCTTGCTGCTCTTGTGAGGCATTTTGATGCTCTCAATGCTGGAGGCAATGGTGGGGGTAATGACGATGACATTGACGGAGAGTACGTCGAGGATAATTTGGAGGATGAATATATTGCTGACACTGAACAAGATGATCGAGATGCTCGAGATCGTCGACGGCTACACAACAATCGACGAGGTATgggtggtcgccgccgacgcgaggtacgcaacaatgatgatgctttttctaaaattaaatttaaaattcctccttttgatggaaaatatgatcCTGATGCGTACCTCTCTTGGGAGATTGCTGTTGACCAAAAATTTGCATGCCATGAGTTTCCTGAGAACACTAGAGTTAGAGCTGCTACGAGTGAGTTCACCGATTTTGCTTCGGTTTGGTGGATAGAACATGGcaagaaaaatcctaataacATGCCACAAACTTGGGATGCTTTGAAACGGGTCATGCGGgctagatttgttccttcttaCTATGCACGTGACTTGCTGAATAGGTTGCAACAATTGAGACAGGGTGCGAAAAGTGTAGAGGAATATTATCAGGAGTTACAAATGGGCTTGCTTCGTTGTAATTTAGAGGAAACTGAGGACGCTGCCATGGCTAGATTTTTGGGTGGGTTAAACCGCGAGATTTATGACATCGTAGACTATAAAGATTACACTAATATGACCCGAttgtttcatcttgcttgtaaggCTAAAAGGGAAGTGCAGGGACGACGTGCTAGTGCCAAGGCTAATTTTTCTGCTGGTAAAACTTCATCATGGCAGACACGCACcactcctccggccggccgtactacttctccatcttccacacccACAACCAGTCGAGCAGCACCTCCTCCATCTGGTGACAAGTCAGCGATAAAGGCTGCTCAGCCAGCACCGAGTGCTTCTTCAATGGCATCCACAGGCCGAATGAGAGATGTTCAGTGCCACCGTTGCAAGGGCTTTGGGCATGTGCAGCGTGACTGCCCTAGCAAGCGAGTTTTGGTAGTAAAAAACGATGGTGAGTACTCCTCTGCTAGTGATTTCGATGATGATACACTTGCTTTGCTTGCGGCTGACCATGCAGATAATGAGCCACCGGAAGAGCACATTGGGGCTGCATTTGCGGATCACTATGAGAGTCTCATTGTGCAGCGTGTCCTTAGCGCACAAATGGAGAAGGCGGAGCAAAATCAGCGACACACGTTGTTCCAAACAAAGTGTGTCGTCAAAGAGCGTTGTTGCCGCATGATCATTGATGGAGGTAGCTGCAACAACTTGGCTAACAGCGAGATGGTGGAGAAGCTTGCACTTAGCACCAAACCGCATCCACATCCATACTACATCCAATGGCTGAACAACAGTGGTAAGGCGAAGGTAACAAAACTGGTGCACATTAATTTTGCAATTGGAAATTACCATGATGTTGTTGAATGTGATGTTGTGCCCATGCAAGCTTGTAATATTCTGCTAGGTAGACCATGGCAATTTGATAGGGATTCTATGCATTATGGTAGGTCAAACCAGTACTCTTTTCTGTACCATGATAAGAAAATTGTGTTGCATCCCATGTCTCCTGAAGATATTTTGCGTGATGATGTTGCTAAGGCTGCCAAATCCAAATGTGAGAGTGATAAAAAAGCCCAATCTGATGGCAAGAAACCTGAGACAATCAATTTGAAACCCAGATGCTTACTTGCTACTAAATCTGATATTAATGAGTTGATTGCATCACCTTCAGTTGCCTATGCTTTGGTATGCAAAGATGCTTTGATTTCACTTCACGATATGCAGCATTCTTTGGCCCCTGCTGTTGCTAACATTTTGCAGGAGTACTCTGATGTGTTTCCCAAGGAAGTGCCACCGGGGCTGCCACCGGTGCGCGGCATTCAGCATCAAATCGACTTGATCCCAGGTGCTTCCCTACCGAATCGTGCGCCATACCGAACCAACCCTGAGGAAACCAAGGAGATTCAGCGTCAAGTTCATGAGTTGCTTGATAAAGGGTATGTACGCGAGTCTCTTAGTCCATGTGCGGTTCCGGTAATTTTGGTACCAAAGAAAGATGGTTCatggcgtatgtgtgttgattgtagagctattaataacattaccattcgatatcgtcatcctattcctaggttagatgatatgcttgatgaattgagtgGCTCTATTGTGTTCTCCAAAGTTGATTTGCGTAgtggttaccaccagattcgtatgaagttgggtgatgaatggaaaacagcatttaaaacaaagtttgggttgtatgagtggttagtgatgccttttggtttaactaatgcacccagcactttcatgaggttgatgaatgaggttttgcgtcctttcattggaaaatttgtggtggtctactttgatgatatcttgatttacagcaagtctatgggtgaacattttaatcatttacgtgctgtttttaatgctctTCGTGATGCACGTTTATTTGGTAACCTTGAGAAGTGCACCTTTTGCACAGATCGAGTTTCTTTTCTTGGCTATGTTGTAACTCCGCAGGGGATTGAGGttgatcaagccaaggttgaGGCAATTCAGAGTTGGCCGACTCCTAAAACGGTCTCACAAGTGCGGAGCTTTCTAGGACTCGCGGGGTTCTATCGCCGCTTTGTGCAGGATTTCAGCACCATTGCTGCACCATTGAATGCGCTTCAAAGAAGGGAGTGCCTTTCACTTGGGGCACATCACAAGAGAACGCCTTCCACATGTTGAAAGATAAGTTGACTCATGCACCTCTCCTCCAACTTCCCGATTTTAATAAGACTTTTGAActtgaatgtgatgctagtgggattggattgggtgGTGTTTTGCTACAAGAAGGAAAACCTGTTGCATATTTTAGTGAAAAGTTGAGTGGGCCTGTTCTGAATTATTCTacttatgataaggaattgtatgctcttgtgcgaactttagaaacatggcagcattattTGTGGCCCAAGGAATTTGTCATACATTCTGATCATGAGTCTTTGAAGCATATTCGTAGTCAAGGGAAGCTGAACCGTAGacatgctaaatgggttgaatttattgaatcttttccttatgttatcaaacacaagaaagggaaggagaacatcattgctgatgctttgtctaggagatacactttgttgacacaacttgactacaagatttttggcctggaaacaatcaaagaccaatatgcgcatgatgctgattttaatgatgtgttgctgcattgtaaggatggaagaacatggaacaaattcgtcatcaatgatgggtttgttttcagagctaacaagctatgcattccagctagctccgtTCGCCTGTTGTTGTTGCAGGAAGCGCATGGAGGCGGTTTGATGGGACATTTTGGCGCCAAGAAGACACATGACATCCTTGCTAGTCATTTCTTTTGGCCACAGATGCGAAGAGATGTTGGCAGGTTCGTTGCTCGCTGCGCTACATGTCAAAAGGCTAAGTCACGCTTACatccacatggtttgtatatgcctcttcctgttcctactgttccttgggaagatatttcaatGGACTTTGTGTTAGGATTGCCTAGGACCAAGAGGGGGCGTGATAGCATTTTTGTGGTTGTGGATAGATTTTCTAAAatggcacatttcataccatgtcataaaactgatgatgcttctcatatcgctgatttgttctttcgagaaattgttcgcttgcatggtgtgccaaacacaattgtttctgatcgtgacacaaaatttcttagccatttttggagaactttgtgggctaaattggggactaaacttttgttttctactacttgtcatccccaaactgatggacaaactgaagtggtgaatagaaccttgtctactatgcttagggctgttttgaagaaaaatatcaagatgTGGGAAGAATGCTTGCCTCATATTGAATTTGCTTATAATCGTTCCTTGCATTCTACTACAAAAATGTGCCCTTTTCAGATTGTGTATGGTTTGTTGCCTCGTGCTCCAATTGATTTGATGCCTTTACCATCTTCTGAAAAACTGAATTTTGATGCTAAGCAACGTGCTGAGTTGATGTTAAAACTGCATGAGACAACTAAAGAAAACATAGAGCGCATGAATGCTAAGTATAAGTTTGCTGGTGACAAAGGTAGAAGGGAATTGAATTTTGAACCtggagatttggtttggttgcatttgcGAAAAGAACGATTTCCTGATTTGAGAAAGTCTAAATTGATGCCTAGAGCTGATGGACCATTTAAAGTGTTAGCAAAGATTAATGAGAATGCATATAAGATTGATTTGCCTGCAGATTTCGGGGTTAGTTCCACATTTAACGTTGCAGATTTGAAGCCGtatttgggagaagaagatgagcttgagtcgaggacgactcaaatgcaagaaggggaggatgatgaggacatcaacaccatcgatacatccacgtccccccatgtacagcatgatggtcctattacccgcgctcgtgcacgtcaactaaattatcaggtgagttctttcttgagttcatattcctcgtctttataccccggagacgcgtgcactcgtattttactcaggaacgatggagaggatccaaagggaagaggattcgcgcggggtggattcggactgcagggtagcgccaacttctgacggccgccacgacttcatgcaaactccgatttgggcgtgcaagtacttcatggaaagcttatcaagtctactttcaaatggatccagccacatgtccatatctgttctggagcggccgcaattgtcattttactcccgactattttctgtccatggtgttgcgtcacctcttttggcccaatgggctgtgtatccaagttgggcccattaggggcgcgtcctagggttggagcacgaccctatggtcgttcttcccctctttttatacctctagtcgccgccaagaacaggcgggttttgatgttagagatagcttcttgctaccagctcgcagcgcgcgtgttggctaaaccgcccgtctgcctgtaatcggaaccccaccatattgagtttgatagtgaaactttcatctttatctagcaatttcagtgcttgtcctacttgttcttgcttgttcttcgattacttgcaggacgagtgccctcgtggccgggttgacgcgcaccacaagttcgcggcgaccattggagacggtgtatcggttgctaaggcgcagcgtctttggacagttgtagtcgggccgtgaacgtcgtcttcatctaatcgagttatcccttacctctcatcgaaagatcgggccacaaaccgTAGCGGGTTCGCATCAGTTTTGGTACCAGCTGTTTTGATGGATTTGAAACTGATCCGAGCCATCCATCAAAATGAGCGGCTCGGATCAATCCCGCATTGGGCTGGCCTCCATCTCTGGGATGCAGCACTACTGGGCCGCATGCAGCCCATGAAGCACTAACGACGTGCGATTGAGTTGTTGGGCCACATTCGGTATGGttagtctttttcttttaaaaaaaagcaacaaGTCCACTTTAGCTCTCTCAATTATATCTCCTATCTAATTCATaggaaaaaactaaaaataaaaattacccAACAAAATACAATTACCCAACAAGAGGAAGttagtcttttttttaattgctaCAAAACCTTTGTTGATGTTAAATCTGGTAAACAAGAAATATATTGTTTTCAACATGTTGTTTATTGGCATATTTATATCAAGAATACCTTACTCATATCACAAATTAAatcctaaaaatatttattgtgattttagttaaaattattccgttgcaacgcactgttgaataataatttattatgagcTACTATATTTCTCTCTATTATTTGAGACTTTTTCTAGTGAGCAAAAAATACCAAAGCAGTGTGAAAATAACttcggttaaaaacaaatatttttagttttaatacaCCGTAGCGAAGCATCGGCATTTTgctatagaaagtatagatatAAAAAGTTCGTGTTCATCAACAATCATGCAATCCTttgtgtgggacccacctgtcatccggCCCAAACAAACCTTACACCATCGGCTGACCACGTCGCACCTCCCTGATCGCGCTCCCCCCTTCGCCCGCATTCCCTCCCGATTCCTCCCGCAACCCCCTCCCGTGTCGACGGTTCCTtcaccgccgtcggccgccgctcATGGAATCCCGGTCGCCGCTCCCTTGTCTGCCTGCTCTCCCGCTCCCCCCTACCACCACTTcccccgccgccactgcctcctCCGCCTCTTGTAGGAgtcgctcgcctcctcctcgcacGTGCCGGCCGGAGCTACACGCCCTACTCGCCTCCTCGCGCGCGCATGCCGGACAACCGGGCGCCGCTGTCTACCCTCGCGCCTGATCTgtcagcaccgccgccgcgcgcccgcccgccgGAGCCGCGGGCCGCATCACCGTCGCTGCCTCCCGCCGGAGCCGCTCGCCTCGTGCGATCCCGCCGCCGCAACTCCGCTCGCGCGCGGCTgcgctccctccgccgccgcctcccgccggagcCGCTCGCCTCgtgcgagcccgccgccgcccctccgctcgcgcgcgtctcgccgccgccgcctcccgctggaGCCGCCCTActtcccgcctcgccgccgtcgccggtctccTCCGTGCCGCACCCAATCTCCGtccccgcctgccgccgcctcctcctcctcctcacacGCCCACACTACTCCACGGTGCTCCCTGCTTCTCTGCTCGCGCCGCTTTCAGGTCcgtccgccctcgccgcctcgcgccctcGCCGATTTGTTCCACCCGTCCCCGATGGGTGCAGGTCCATCGCCTGGTGCACTTTGTCATCGGAGTTTATTTCCATCATCCTGTTGCAGTTTATCTCAATCCTCAACTACGTCATGTGCAGATCCGGCTTCCTAGACATCATCCTTGAAAGCGACCTCGTGCAGGTTTGCCGAATGCACTCCCGGCATCCTCTCCCTCCTGTGCCATTATGTGCAATTTTTGTGCTGCATTTTGTGCTGAATTGTGTGCTCGTATTTAAAAGCACTTTGTATGTATGATGCATATTTCCTATGCTActaaatataaattttaattgGTGTTACTATTATCTGACTAGATGCCAATACGTATCGATTACATCAAATACTGAGTTTGCATCAAACATTGGTGTGATTACATAAAAGATAATGCTAGACCAACGTCAAGTTGTTAAATGACAACCTAAAGTTTGATAGCTACGTACTGGTATTGGACATGCAGCTGAATGAAACTGCAGGCACGCAACATCAAGATCGGAATGAGCACTCTAACAGAAAGTGAAACCACTGAAAATTAGCTTTTTCTTTTCTGGTCCTTCCTGCATGGTATTGGTCTGCTTGGAGGGACTCAATTACTCAGAGCCATTTTACATGCTATGATTGTCTTTATGATTTTCATGTGTTACCAAGAATTGACGCTGCAAAAGTCTATATATACATGGCTGTGTCATTTGGAAATGAAATTAAAGATATTCTTAGCAGGACTACTACTTTTATCTGTTATTTTATTCAGAGTTCTATATTGGCATCTTTTTCACGTTGATGTTTGGTTTTATTTGGCAGCAGTGCTTCAAGGGAGTTTATTTGATTCTGATGACAAGATCAGGATCCTAGCTAGCAATTTAGCCAGATCAAATTTAAGATCTTTCCTTTCTGAGTTAATATTGCAAGCAGAGATGCTACTTTACAAAGTTCAGCACGAACTTGTTAATTTTCACTGCTGCAGGTTCTATATGGTGCTTCACTTAATTTTTTTGGCATGACTTTCAATTCTGATATTGGTATTGGTAAAGCTTGCCATGACTC
The Oryza sativa Japonica Group chromosome 6, ASM3414082v1 DNA segment above includes these coding regions:
- the LOC107281364 gene encoding uncharacterized protein isoform X2; this encodes MPDNRAPLSTLAPDLSAPPPRARPPEPRAASPSLPPAGAARLVRSRRRNSARARLRSLRRRLPPEPLASCEPAAAPPLARVSPPPPPAGAALLPASPPSPVSSVPHPISVPACRRLLLLLTRPHYSTVLPASLLAPLSGPSALAASRPRRFVPPVPDGCRSGFLDIILESDLVQCFKGVYLILMTRSGS
- the LOC107281364 gene encoding verprolin isoform X1, which encodes MPDNRAPLSTLAPDLSAPPPRARPPEPRAASPSLPPAGAARLVRSRRRNSARARLRSLRRRLPPEPLASCEPAAAPPLARVSPPPPPAGAALLPASPPSPVSSVPHPISVPACRRLLLLLTRPHYSTVLPASLLAPLSGPSALAASRPRRFVPPVPDGCRSIAWCTLSSEFISIILLQFISILNYVMCRSGFLDIILESDLVQCFKGVYLILMTRSGS